A genomic segment from Pistricoccus aurantiacus encodes:
- a CDS encoding type 1 glutamine amidotransferase domain-containing protein, whose product MTQQLNGKRVAILATDGFEESELSVPKAKLESAGATVHVIAPDAKGIRAWASTDWGDTYDVDKALSEANVADYHALMLPGGLFNPDTLRQNDDALRFTRHFFEAGKPVGAICHGPWILINAGVVEGRSMTSYPSISQDLKNAGAHWSDQEVVVDNGLVTSRKPDDLDAFCSKLIEEIGEGRHSDQHA is encoded by the coding sequence ATGACTCAGCAGTTGAATGGAAAACGTGTTGCTATTCTCGCCACCGACGGTTTCGAGGAATCCGAGCTGTCGGTTCCCAAGGCCAAGCTGGAAAGCGCCGGTGCCACGGTGCACGTGATCGCCCCGGATGCCAAGGGTATTCGCGCTTGGGCCAGCACGGACTGGGGTGATACCTACGACGTCGACAAGGCCCTGAGCGAAGCGAACGTCGCCGACTATCACGCTCTGATGCTCCCCGGCGGCCTGTTCAATCCGGATACTCTGCGCCAGAATGATGATGCCCTGCGCTTTACCAGACATTTCTTCGAAGCGGGCAAGCCCGTCGGCGCCATCTGTCACGGCCCTTGGATTTTGATCAATGCCGGGGTGGTCGAAGGTCGTTCCATGACCTCATATCCTTCCATTTCCCAAGACCTGAAGAATGCCGGCGCCCACTGGTCCGATCAGGAAGTGGTCGTGGACAACGGCCTGGTCACCAGCCGCAAGCCGGACGACCTGGATGCGTTCTGCAGCAAACTGATCGAGGAAATCGGCGAGGGTCGCCATAGCGATCAGCACGCCTGA
- a CDS encoding Dps family protein, giving the protein MAHQDSDINTIGLQTSSANQLAEKLNTLLANYQIFYMNVRGYHWNVKGPQFFELHAKFEEFYTDLLTKIDEVAERILTLGHQPLHAYSDYGRISTIEEDKNVAGGEDCVRSVVKGYQVLIELQREILSLASDADDEGTASQASDYIREQEKTLWMLNAYLG; this is encoded by the coding sequence ATGGCACATCAGGACAGCGATATCAATACGATCGGCCTGCAAACTTCCAGCGCCAATCAGCTAGCGGAAAAGCTCAACACGCTGCTGGCCAACTACCAGATCTTTTACATGAACGTGCGGGGCTATCACTGGAACGTGAAAGGCCCGCAGTTCTTCGAGCTGCACGCCAAATTCGAAGAATTCTATACGGACCTGTTGACCAAGATCGATGAAGTCGCGGAGCGCATCTTGACGCTGGGTCATCAGCCCCTGCACGCCTACAGCGACTATGGTCGGATTTCCACGATCGAGGAAGACAAGAATGTGGCCGGTGGCGAGGACTGCGTGCGCAGCGTCGTCAAAGGCTATCAGGTGCTGATCGAGCTGCAGCGGGAAATTCTGTCCCTGGCGTCCGACGCAGACGACGAAGGCACCGCCTCGCAAGCCAGCGACTATATTCGCGAGCAGGAAAAGACCCTGTGGATGCTCAACGCCTACCTAGGCTAG
- a CDS encoding universal stress protein, with the protein MKMYPTKIMVAVDGSAASDRAITQAVELCDATRSELHLLLVGLISPWTHPDTLSERQYGRLKQENQRRLDQEVEKARAGGAKAVVAHLRMGRVDTEVVRLAEEIGVGLLVVGNRGRESLARVLLGHDSESIVRHAPCSVMVVR; encoded by the coding sequence ATGAAAATGTATCCCACGAAGATCATGGTGGCGGTCGACGGATCGGCCGCCTCGGACCGTGCCATCACTCAGGCGGTCGAACTCTGTGACGCCACGAGATCGGAGCTGCATCTGCTTCTGGTCGGCCTCATTTCGCCCTGGACGCACCCGGACACGCTTTCGGAGAGGCAGTACGGCCGATTGAAACAGGAAAACCAGAGACGGCTGGATCAAGAGGTCGAAAAGGCCAGAGCCGGCGGCGCCAAGGCGGTAGTGGCGCACCTGCGGATGGGGCGCGTGGACACCGAAGTCGTGCGTCTGGCGGAAGAAATCGGGGTGGGGCTGCTCGTGGTGGGTAACCGCGGACGGGAATCTCTCGCGCGGGTTCTGCTGGGTCACGACTCGGAGAGCATCGTTCGCCATGCGCCATGTTCGGTCATGGTCGTGCGCTGA
- a CDS encoding ABC transporter substrate-binding protein yields the protein MKPPIDKNLSAYPDAIRRRLLLGGLGLGGMAVLGISPLGTIAANESEELTFAFGPDDSGSLQALIKAFNQQYEGRIRVRYQVMPRSTNDFYRQLVSDFEVDARRIDVFGGDMVWTAAFASRGYVTDLTARFNDVYSPGDFLNAPLDSAGYRNRLWGVPWFTAAGMLYYRRDLLESAGHDKPPATWDELARMASDARDKAGTKYGFVFQGAQYEGGVASMLEFLWSAGGRVLTGNLSTAAAFGMDVSSPNVIMINSADSARGVSIARELIESGVVPREVANFREEDTTRAFLNGDAVFMRSWPFVYGLIDEEGSRLSADQVGIAPIPRVNPERNSYSCLGGWNLMINARSSKQDAAWEFIRFAASAERQKQRARDGGFLPTLEVLYDDEQLLEQVPVMTLGRRAIDDARLRPVTPYYAAMSQRLAIGFNRVLRGELTGQQAVRQLQRELQLILDRRG from the coding sequence ATGAAACCGCCAATCGATAAAAACCTGTCTGCATACCCGGATGCCATTCGACGCCGCCTGCTGCTGGGCGGCCTGGGTCTCGGCGGCATGGCCGTGCTGGGCATCTCCCCCTTGGGTACTATCGCGGCCAACGAATCCGAAGAGCTCACCTTCGCTTTCGGCCCGGACGATTCGGGAAGCCTCCAGGCGCTGATCAAGGCGTTCAATCAGCAGTACGAGGGCAGGATTCGCGTGCGCTATCAGGTGATGCCACGCTCCACGAACGACTTCTACCGCCAGCTCGTGTCGGATTTCGAGGTCGACGCCCGCCGCATCGACGTGTTCGGCGGCGACATGGTCTGGACCGCTGCCTTTGCCAGTCGCGGCTACGTCACGGATCTGACCGCCCGCTTCAACGATGTCTACTCACCTGGCGATTTCCTGAACGCGCCCCTCGATTCAGCAGGTTATCGCAATCGACTCTGGGGCGTGCCCTGGTTCACCGCCGCCGGCATGCTCTACTATCGCCGCGATCTGCTTGAATCTGCCGGGCACGACAAGCCGCCCGCGACCTGGGACGAGCTTGCGCGGATGGCAAGCGATGCCCGTGACAAGGCCGGCACGAAGTACGGTTTCGTTTTCCAGGGCGCCCAGTACGAGGGTGGCGTCGCCAGCATGCTGGAATTCTTGTGGAGCGCCGGCGGACGTGTGCTCACCGGCAATCTGTCGACCGCCGCGGCCTTCGGCATGGACGTGAGCTCTCCCAACGTCATCATGATCAACAGCGCGGATTCGGCGCGAGGGGTGAGCATCGCAAGGGAATTGATCGAAAGCGGCGTCGTCCCCCGGGAGGTGGCGAATTTTCGTGAAGAAGACACCACCCGAGCGTTTCTGAACGGCGACGCTGTCTTCATGCGCAGCTGGCCGTTCGTCTACGGCTTGATCGACGAAGAGGGCTCGCGGCTCAGCGCCGATCAGGTCGGCATCGCCCCCATTCCGAGGGTCAACCCGGAGCGTAATTCCTATAGCTGTCTGGGGGGCTGGAATCTGATGATCAATGCTCGATCGTCGAAGCAGGACGCGGCCTGGGAATTCATCCGCTTCGCTGCCTCTGCCGAGCGCCAGAAACAGCGCGCCCGCGACGGCGGGTTTCTGCCCACGCTCGAGGTCCTGTACGACGATGAGCAGCTGCTCGAGCAGGTGCCGGTCATGACGCTTGGCCGCCGCGCGATCGACGATGCCCGGCTGCGCCCGGTCACACCGTATTACGCGGCCATGTCCCAGCGCCTGGCGATTGGGTTCAATCGCGTGCTGCGCGGCGAACTGACCGGCCAGCAGGCCGTGCGTCAGCTGCAGCGCGAGCTGCAGCTGATTCTCGACAGGCGGGGATGA
- a CDS encoding sodium:solute symporter, with protein sequence MQDFNITWIDITVVVIYLIASRAIPLWLNRGKKSDTGGFFLGGRNFVWPMIGFSLFATNMSGSSFVGMAGAGYSSGIAVYSYEWIAAVALVVFIFMLLPFYLRSGVFTMPEFLERRFDSRSRYIFAGMLIFLSIFLDCAGALYAGGLVIQTLFPSIDLWVGVLILTILAGIMSFFGGLGAVVISDTIQACVLLLGAALVLAAGLYAIPSWDAMVQAAPENGMSIIRPIDDPSLPWPGLFGVLIIGIYFWANNQLIVQRTLGAKTLDHGRWGSIFAGFLKLTSLFLMILPGLMALTLYPDLKTPDLAFPTIAFDLLPIVLRGIVLAALIAAITSTVDSILNSVSTMVTMDFVKPLRPHTSDAALVRIGQMTTVAVMLIVVLWAPQIIHFQSLWSYFQSILAYVTPPVVAIFFVGILWRGATPAGAFAAFVGGLGIGILGFFTIQVGGLVDFHFLYSASVLLFIGLALIIGVSLVTQHKPGEEVDELIWTTRILKDESKDLAAKPAWQNYRYQSLVLMVVTAIIVIWFW encoded by the coding sequence GTGCAAGATTTCAATATCACATGGATTGATATCACTGTCGTCGTCATCTATCTGATTGCCAGTCGCGCCATCCCGCTATGGCTCAACCGGGGCAAGAAATCGGATACGGGCGGTTTCTTTCTGGGCGGTCGCAACTTCGTCTGGCCGATGATCGGTTTTTCGCTGTTTGCGACCAACATGTCCGGCTCCTCCTTCGTGGGCATGGCGGGCGCAGGCTACAGCTCGGGGATCGCGGTCTACAGCTATGAGTGGATTGCCGCGGTGGCGCTGGTCGTCTTCATCTTCATGCTCTTGCCGTTTTATCTGCGCTCCGGTGTGTTCACCATGCCGGAATTTCTCGAACGCCGCTTCGATTCCCGCTCGCGCTACATATTCGCCGGCATGCTGATCTTTCTGAGTATCTTTCTCGACTGCGCGGGTGCGCTCTACGCCGGGGGGCTGGTGATCCAGACGCTTTTCCCGAGCATCGATCTCTGGGTCGGCGTGCTTATCCTGACGATACTTGCCGGCATCATGTCATTCTTCGGCGGGCTCGGCGCGGTGGTGATCAGCGACACCATCCAGGCCTGTGTGCTGCTGCTCGGCGCGGCCCTGGTGCTCGCTGCCGGGCTCTATGCGATCCCCTCCTGGGACGCCATGGTCCAGGCCGCCCCGGAAAACGGCATGAGCATCATACGGCCCATCGACGATCCCAGCCTGCCCTGGCCCGGTCTGTTCGGGGTGCTGATCATCGGCATCTATTTCTGGGCCAACAACCAGCTGATCGTGCAGCGCACCCTGGGCGCCAAGACCCTGGATCACGGCCGCTGGGGTTCGATCTTCGCCGGTTTCCTGAAACTCACCTCGCTGTTTCTCATGATCCTGCCAGGGCTGATGGCGCTGACGCTGTATCCGGATCTGAAGACGCCGGATCTGGCCTTTCCGACCATCGCCTTCGATCTGCTGCCCATCGTGCTGCGCGGCATCGTGCTGGCGGCGCTGATTGCCGCGATCACTTCCACCGTCGATTCGATTCTCAACTCGGTGTCGACCATGGTGACCATGGACTTTGTCAAACCATTGCGGCCGCACACCAGCGACGCTGCCCTGGTGCGCATCGGTCAGATGACCACCGTGGCCGTCATGCTGATCGTCGTGCTCTGGGCGCCGCAGATCATCCACTTCCAGTCCCTGTGGAGCTATTTCCAGTCGATCCTGGCCTACGTGACGCCGCCGGTGGTCGCGATCTTCTTCGTCGGTATTCTCTGGCGCGGCGCCACCCCCGCCGGCGCATTCGCCGCGTTCGTGGGTGGCCTGGGGATCGGCATCCTGGGATTTTTCACCATCCAGGTAGGCGGTCTGGTGGACTTTCATTTTCTCTATTCTGCCAGCGTGCTGCTCTTCATCGGTCTGGCGCTGATCATCGGCGTCAGCCTGGTGACTCAGCACAAGCCCGGCGAGGAAGTCGATGAGCTGATCTGGACAACGCGGATCTTGAAAGACGAGTCCAAGGATCTGGCAGCCAAACCGGCCTGGCAGAACTATCGCTACCAGTCGCTGGTGCTGATGGTCGTCACCGCGATCATCGTCATCTGGTTCTGGTAA